A window from Primulina eburnea isolate SZY01 chromosome 2, ASM2296580v1, whole genome shotgun sequence encodes these proteins:
- the LOC140823387 gene encoding CSC1-like protein At3g54510 isoform X6 yields the protein MLNRLWVHCSCLYFLSCYGLYLLYKEYDNILHKRIHQLHRMRHEPNQFTVLVREIPLCEEHKAQDCCVDHFFSKYHPHSYQSYQILYDGRDLERLLKEAISVSRKIGNLKHHSPNRRNGRNFYLSDSSKYDADIEQFNEILQELLRNIRHLQSKDLLQEKELPVAFVTFKSRWGAALAAQSQQHSDPLLWITEMAPEPRDVVWNNLAIPYRFLPLRKFWFYIAASLLTIFFTVPVAAVQGIAKFEQLAKWFLPAMAIKLIPGLSSIVTGYLPSAILNCFVYTVPFAMIQMSKLAGYISRSKKDIKVCNMVFYFLVANVFFLSLLSGSLLDQIGESFIHPKDFPSRLASAVSAQADFFMTYILTNGLSGFSLEILQPGLLIWDTIKSHTWDRGKKKRPYLYSLPYYRTIPYISLCILIGMVYAVVSPVLLLFLVGYFFLGYVVFINQIHDVYISTYETCGQYWPYIHHYIIIAIAIMQITMIGLFGLKSKPAASFATIPLLLFTLLFNEYCKIRFFPTFCHWSVKDAMELDELDEKSGAMDANLRNATDAYCPPCLRPPDFEDVESSSLEPLISSRYNNHYLGTASTGDWKPSA from the exons ATGTTGAACAGGCTTTGGGTGCATTGCTCGTGCTTATATTTCTTGTCTTGTTATGGATTATACCTACTATACAAG GAATATGATAATATTTTACACAAGAGGATTCATCAGCTTCATCGTATGAGGCATGAACCCAATCAGTTCACTGTTTTGGTTCGAGAAATTCCATTATGTGAAGAACACAAGGCTCAAGATTGCTGTGTAGATCACTTTTTCTCAAAATACCATCCACATTCATATCAATCCTATCAAATTTTATATGACGGAAGGGATCTGGAGCGACTATTG AAGGAGGCAATATCTGTTTCAAGAAAAATCGGGAACTTGAAACACCATTCCCCAAATAGAAGGAACGGTAGAAATTTTTACCTGTCAGATTCATCAAAATATGATGCCGATATCGAACAGTTCAACGAAATACTTCAAGAACTTCTCCGTAATATACGACATTTACAAAGTAAAGATCTTCTGCAGGAAAAG GAGTTGCCCGTTGCATTTGTTACATTCAAATCCCGGTGGGGTGCTGCTTTGGCTGCACAGTCTCAGCAGCACTCAGATCCACTTCTATGGATAACTGAAATGGCTCCAGAACCGAGGGATGTCGTGTGGAATAATTTGGCAATTCCATATAGATTCCTGCCCCTTCGCAAATTTTGGTTTTATATTGCGGCATCATTACTTACCATCTTCTTTACTGTACCTGTTGCAGCAGTTCAAGGAATCGCAAAATTCGAACAATTAGCCAAATGGTTTCTCCCTGCCATGGCTATAAAGTTGAT ACCTGGTTTAAGTTCTATTGTGACGGGATATCTCCCAAGTGCAATTCTAAATTGCTTTGTATACACGGTTCCCTTCGCTATGATTCAAATGTCAAAATTAGCTGGATACATCTCAAGGAGTAAAAAGGATATAAAAGTATGCAACATGGTTTTCTACTTCCTTGTTGCAAACGTTTTTTTCTTAAGCCTGTTATCTGGATCCTTGCTCGATCAAATTGGGGAGTCTTTCATCCATCCCAAGGATTTTCCTAGTCGGCTAGCGTCCGCTGTGTCTGCCCAA GCAGATTTTTTTATGACATACATCCTTACCAATGGGTTGTCTGGATTTTCATTGGAGATTCTGCAGCCGGGATTGCTTATTTGGGATACAATCAAGTCACACACATGGGATCGTGGAAAGAAGAAAAGACCTTACCTTTATTCCTTACCCTATTATCGAACCATTCCATACATTTCTCTTTGCATTCTGATTGGCATGGTTTATGCAGTCGTCTCACCAGTGCTGCTTCTATTCCTTGTTGGATATTTCTTTCTAGGCTATGTCGTGTTCATCAACCAG ATTCATGATGTATATATATCTACGTATGAAACATGTGGACAATATTGGCCTTACATCCATCACTACATTATCATTGCAATTGCCATCATGCAAATAACAATGATCGGGCTTTTTGGATTGAAGTCGAAGCCGGCAGCATCTTTTGCCACCATACCTCTCTTGCTTTTCACTTTACTCTTCAATGAATACTGCAAGATCCGCTTCTTTCCGACATTTTGTCACTGGTCGGTCAAG GATGCTATGGAACTGGATGAGCTCGATGAAAAGAGTGGAGCAATGGATGCGAACCTACGAAATGCCACTGATGCATACTGCCCACCCTGCTTACGACCGCCGGACTTCGAAGATGTGGAGTCAAGTTCGTTGGAGCCGTTGATATCTTCGCG ATATAATAATCATTACTTGGGTACTGCATCAACTGGAGATTGGAAACCATCTGCTTGA